The following proteins are encoded in a genomic region of Planctomycetaceae bacterium:
- a CDS encoding DUF1501 domain-containing protein produces MTTPLLSDLSHAFDDEAEHPARRVDPCVSAHRMTRRHMLRNSAVAAAAASLSPALYGSPVTTASRRSVIYIFLSGGLGQQDSFDMKPDASDEIRGEFLPIATRTPGLQICEHMPMLAERSNKWGLVRSLTHPYNEHSQGHMVMLSGRTPMPVGFNPSLPKPTDHPSIAALLGTLLPERDALPASVVLPEKLIHRTGRVIPGQFAGTMGSQRDPWFLAASRFNAKTYGAWPEYEFHHQTGGEKSGDLEFRSLGLSLPQGVSKPHFDNRLALLQEFEQPAAVPEFEPFSRYRERAISMLGDGRLSTLFDIHDADAREQDRYGRNTFGWSLLLARRLVEAGVGFVQVNLGNNETWDTHGNAFPHLKNFLFPPTDRAVSALLDDLDDRGLLDSTLVVMAGEFGRTPKVFGLPEHYKLPGRDHWGAVQSVLLAGCGFDGGLTIGTTDSHGGFPVSDPKTPEMLAATMYRALGLPRDTNWYDLQNRPAPLYNAEPIRPVAGT; encoded by the coding sequence GTGACCACGCCACTGCTTTCCGATCTGAGTCATGCATTCGACGATGAGGCTGAACATCCGGCTCGTCGAGTCGATCCGTGCGTGTCGGCTCACCGAATGACGCGTCGGCACATGCTGAGGAATTCGGCGGTTGCGGCAGCCGCGGCGAGCCTGAGTCCCGCGCTGTACGGTTCCCCTGTCACGACGGCATCGCGGCGTTCGGTGATCTACATTTTTCTGTCCGGCGGACTCGGTCAGCAGGACAGCTTCGACATGAAGCCGGACGCGTCTGACGAGATTCGCGGCGAATTCCTGCCGATCGCGACTCGAACACCCGGGCTGCAGATCTGCGAACACATGCCGATGCTGGCCGAACGGAGCAACAAATGGGGGCTCGTTCGCAGTCTGACTCACCCGTACAACGAACATTCTCAGGGACACATGGTGATGCTTTCCGGCCGGACGCCAATGCCGGTCGGGTTCAATCCGTCGCTGCCGAAACCAACGGACCATCCATCGATCGCGGCCCTGCTGGGAACGCTGCTGCCGGAACGTGATGCTCTGCCGGCATCGGTCGTGCTGCCGGAAAAGCTGATTCACCGCACCGGGCGAGTCATCCCCGGACAGTTTGCCGGAACCATGGGAAGTCAGCGCGATCCGTGGTTTCTGGCCGCCAGCCGCTTCAACGCAAAGACCTACGGAGCGTGGCCGGAGTACGAATTCCATCACCAGACCGGCGGAGAAAAGTCCGGTGATCTGGAATTCCGCAGTCTCGGGCTGTCGCTGCCGCAGGGTGTTTCGAAGCCGCACTTCGACAACCGGCTTGCTCTGCTGCAGGAATTCGAACAGCCGGCTGCGGTGCCGGAATTCGAACCGTTCTCGCGATATCGTGAACGTGCGATCTCAATGCTGGGGGATGGCCGGCTGAGCACTCTGTTTGACATTCACGACGCTGACGCTCGCGAACAGGATCGTTACGGACGCAACACGTTCGGATGGTCATTGCTGCTGGCGCGTCGGCTGGTGGAAGCCGGTGTCGGGTTCGTTCAGGTGAATCTGGGAAACAACGAAACCTGGGACACTCACGGAAATGCGTTTCCTCATCTGAAGAACTTCCTGTTTCCGCCGACGGATCGAGCCGTTTCAGCGCTGCTGGACGATCTTGATGACCGCGGCCTGCTGGATTCCACGCTGGTGGTGATGGCGGGCGAGTTCGGGCGGACGCCAAAGGTGTTCGGTCTGCCGGAACACTACAAGCTTCCGGGGCGGGATCACTGGGGAGCAGTGCAGTCGGTGCTGTTAGCGGGCTGCGGTTTCGACGGTGGCCTGACGATTGGCACCACCGACAGTCACGGCGGTTTCCCCGTGTCCGACCCGAAAACTCCGGAGATGCTGGCCGCCACGATGTACCGAGCGCTCGGCCTGCCTCGCGACACGAATTGGTACGACCTGCAGAATCGCCCGGCGCCGCTGTACAACGCCGAACCGATTCGCCCCGTCGCCGGTACCTGA
- a CDS encoding DUF420 domain-containing protein codes for MTRDNQFTERPGDLRTRPARPGAVSLTFVIGGLLWILVIAALIAMWQLKRKESVQSSPQQTSTQNAATARDAATAVEEQSGQDTASAAEDGAADDASPALVEPTVKLSFPARHVPDFEFDESEGGTVSKESLMGRPWVASFVFTRCMATCPTISMAMKRLHDRVIKENADVQFVTFTVDPEFDTVDVLKQYSDVYSPDRSRWKFVTGNQDELFSLIINGFGLYVKENLGESRRPGFEVAHSNRVVLVNEEGVPVGTFLATNDDDMAALRQILTGQKPFPEPGPPLTITAGDGSPVPLEINLRKVDEDENGSDEDSAPETPDADSADSNSDGDLRQPEAEPQASSEPPPDDSAGHSIPASVPVSVAEHNARVDDQLPGWARPLPAVNASLNGLATCLLASGYIAVRSGNHALHRNLMLSALLTSVVFLTSYLVYHYALGKYTGTHGRKFSGEGIWAAIYPLVLWPHVILAATVPFLAIGVVHRALAREWEAHKRLARVTFPIWMYVSVTGVLIYGMLYHWPETAG; via the coding sequence GTGACACGCGATAACCAATTCACGGAACGTCCGGGTGATCTCCGGACGCGGCCAGCTCGCCCCGGCGCGGTGTCGCTGACGTTCGTGATTGGAGGCTTGCTGTGGATTCTGGTGATCGCCGCTTTGATTGCCATGTGGCAATTGAAGCGGAAGGAATCCGTCCAAAGCTCGCCGCAACAGACGTCGACACAGAATGCAGCGACGGCACGTGACGCAGCGACGGCAGTTGAAGAGCAGTCCGGTCAGGACACCGCCAGTGCCGCAGAAGACGGCGCGGCAGACGATGCTTCCCCGGCTTTAGTTGAACCGACGGTTAAGCTGAGTTTCCCGGCAAGGCATGTTCCCGATTTCGAGTTCGACGAATCAGAAGGCGGGACGGTCAGCAAGGAAAGTCTGATGGGCCGGCCGTGGGTGGCCAGCTTTGTGTTTACTCGCTGTATGGCCACGTGCCCGACCATTTCGATGGCCATGAAACGTCTGCACGATCGCGTCATCAAAGAAAACGCCGACGTGCAGTTTGTGACGTTTACCGTGGATCCGGAATTCGACACCGTTGACGTGCTGAAGCAGTATTCCGACGTGTATTCTCCCGACCGCAGCCGCTGGAAATTTGTCACCGGCAATCAGGACGAACTGTTCAGCCTGATCATCAACGGGTTCGGGCTGTACGTGAAGGAAAACCTGGGAGAATCGCGGCGTCCGGGATTCGAGGTCGCGCATTCCAACCGAGTCGTGCTGGTCAACGAAGAAGGCGTTCCGGTCGGAACATTCCTGGCCACCAACGACGACGACATGGCTGCTCTGCGCCAAATTCTGACCGGGCAAAAACCGTTTCCGGAACCCGGTCCGCCGCTGACCATCACCGCCGGCGACGGAAGCCCGGTCCCGCTGGAAATCAACCTCCGCAAAGTCGATGAAGATGAAAACGGCAGCGACGAAGACTCCGCACCGGAAACGCCGGACGCGGATTCCGCCGACTCCAACTCTGACGGAGACTTGCGGCAGCCGGAAGCCGAACCTCAGGCTTCCAGCGAACCGCCGCCCGATGATTCCGCTGGCCACAGTATTCCCGCATCTGTTCCCGTCTCCGTCGCCGAACACAATGCCCGTGTTGACGATCAGCTTCCCGGCTGGGCGAGGCCGCTTCCGGCGGTCAACGCGTCTCTGAACGGGCTGGCGACATGCCTGCTGGCTTCCGGCTACATCGCGGTTCGCAGCGGAAATCATGCACTGCACCGAAACCTGATGCTCAGCGCGCTGCTGACGTCGGTGGTGTTTCTGACCAGCTATCTGGTGTATCACTATGCCCTGGGAAAATACACCGGCACGCACGGGCGAAAATTCAGTGGCGAAGGGATCTGGGCGGCCATCTATCCGCTGGTCCTTTGGCCGCATGTGATTCTGGCGGCGACCGTGCCATTTCTGGCAATCGGCGTCGTTCACCGGGCGCTTGCCAGGGAATGGGAAGCTCACAAACGACTGGCTCGCGTGACTTTTCCCATCTGGATGTACGTGTCTGTCACGGGAGTGCTAATCTACGGTATGCTGTATCACTGGCCGGAAACCGCTGGATAG
- a CDS encoding GspE/PulE family protein, with protein MMPASASASSRSTLPQLFSQAMASLPVASENYVPLLVDVLLNEARRHRASDIHLVPSSASLRMQWRIDGVLQTIAEFDGDLSPRVVARLKVLAGLLTYRTDVPQEGRISHADARADVDACETRVTTFPTLHGEKAAVRLFATTGEFQHLEQLGLPADIEATLRDLLQQTSGVVLLTGPSGSGKTTTVYACLRELVRLSGVTRSLMTLEDPIEVEVPGVTQSQVRPSAGFDLATGLKSMMRQDPDVIMVGEIRDPGTAESVFQAALTGHLVLTTFHAGSSVEAITRLLEMGIEPYLIRSSLKAVVCQRLLRRACPVCHFGDSEESADKISAAGHPSTGCQTCSGTRFHGRFVTGELLDPNVPEFARSVLEREDAKRLQLIAEESGMTTLRQRAEAAVRDRLTLPEEVFRVLGR; from the coding sequence ATGATGCCTGCTTCGGCATCGGCTTCCAGTCGGTCAACGCTGCCGCAGCTTTTTTCCCAGGCGATGGCGTCGCTGCCGGTTGCTTCGGAAAACTATGTTCCGCTGCTGGTGGACGTGCTGCTGAACGAAGCTCGGCGCCATCGAGCCAGCGATATTCACCTGGTACCCTCGTCAGCGTCACTTCGAATGCAGTGGCGCATTGACGGTGTGCTGCAGACGATTGCAGAGTTCGACGGCGACCTGTCTCCGCGCGTGGTGGCTCGGCTGAAAGTGCTGGCGGGACTGCTGACGTATCGGACCGATGTTCCACAGGAAGGCCGGATTTCTCACGCGGATGCCCGGGCCGATGTCGACGCCTGCGAGACTCGCGTCACCACATTTCCGACGCTGCACGGCGAAAAAGCGGCCGTGCGTCTGTTCGCGACCACCGGCGAATTTCAGCACCTGGAACAGCTCGGTCTGCCGGCCGACATCGAAGCCACGCTTCGCGACCTGCTGCAACAGACGTCCGGCGTCGTTCTGCTGACGGGGCCGTCGGGCAGCGGAAAGACAACCACCGTTTACGCATGCCTGCGGGAACTGGTCAGACTGTCCGGCGTGACTCGCAGTCTGATGACGCTGGAAGATCCTATTGAAGTCGAGGTGCCCGGGGTCACGCAGTCGCAGGTTCGTCCATCGGCCGGGTTCGACCTGGCCACCGGGCTGAAATCGATGATGCGGCAGGATCCGGACGTGATCATGGTGGGCGAAATCCGCGACCCCGGCACTGCCGAAAGCGTCTTTCAGGCGGCGCTGACCGGGCATCTGGTGCTGACCACGTTCCATGCCGGCAGCAGCGTGGAAGCGATCACGCGGCTGCTGGAAATGGGCATCGAACCGTACCTGATCCGAAGTTCGCTGAAGGCTGTTGTCTGTCAGCGACTGCTTCGGCGAGCCTGCCCGGTCTGCCATTTCGGAGATTCCGAAGAATCGGCAGACAAAATCTCCGCAGCCGGTCATCCTTCCACCGGCTGTCAGACGTGCAGCGGCACGCGATTTCACGGACGATTCGTTACCGGCGAACTGCTGGATCCGAATGTTCCGGAATTCGCCCGGTCTGTCCTCGAACGCGAAGACGCGAAACGGCTGCAGTTGATTGCGGAAGAGTCGGGAATGACGACACTTCGTCAGCGAGCTGAAGCTGCCGTGAGGGATCGTCTGACTCTGCCGGAAGAAGTGTTTCGCGTACTCGGGCGGTAG
- a CDS encoding type II secretion system F family protein, with protein MPLTSPTINDIQYLAEEVRALAAAGLPLETHLADAGYGHGSRLQTLTNQISDDLSRGKSLPETIAEHGAGASRLLASAVAAGMRSGDLASSIELLGDLAADVAVLRRRILQSLAYPLTITAIAVVLFTLFVRTFLDRMRTVFADLRIPVSPYLQTALDLDHNNPYWPWIFPAVAIVVFLVWMLTGRAGAVTFGGPERLLLLFPGVKGMVRDLQFYTLTRMLGLLVERQVPLPDALLLAGGACGSRRLDHACRTAAGQISAGSLPKVSRSESWSAGKLPPLLQATLENTGRQEDRLRLRLAGVAGHYQRRLEISAMWFRSIIPVAMFVTIGAGTVVVYGLTVFWPITELYQRLGS; from the coding sequence ATGCCCCTGACGTCGCCCACTATCAACGACATTCAGTATCTGGCCGAGGAAGTTCGGGCGCTGGCCGCAGCGGGGTTGCCACTGGAAACGCATCTGGCCGACGCCGGGTATGGACATGGATCGCGGCTGCAGACATTGACGAATCAAATCTCCGACGATCTTTCGCGGGGAAAGTCGCTGCCGGAGACAATCGCCGAACACGGAGCCGGCGCTTCCCGATTGCTGGCCTCCGCGGTCGCCGCCGGAATGCGGTCCGGCGACCTGGCGTCATCGATCGAATTGCTGGGCGACCTGGCCGCGGACGTTGCCGTGCTGCGGCGACGGATCCTGCAGTCGCTGGCGTACCCGCTGACAATCACAGCCATCGCGGTCGTGTTGTTCACACTCTTTGTTCGAACATTCCTGGATCGCATGCGGACGGTGTTTGCCGACCTGCGAATCCCCGTGTCTCCCTATCTGCAGACGGCACTGGATCTGGATCACAACAATCCGTATTGGCCGTGGATTTTTCCGGCTGTTGCCATCGTTGTGTTTCTGGTGTGGATGTTGACCGGTCGCGCCGGAGCCGTCACGTTCGGCGGTCCTGAAAGGCTGCTGCTTCTGTTTCCCGGCGTGAAGGGAATGGTGCGGGACCTGCAGTTCTACACGCTGACTCGCATGCTGGGGCTGCTGGTGGAACGGCAGGTGCCGCTGCCCGACGCGTTGCTGCTGGCCGGCGGAGCATGCGGAAGCCGGCGACTCGATCACGCCTGCAGAACCGCCGCCGGACAGATCTCCGCCGGTAGCCTGCCGAAAGTTTCCCGATCGGAATCCTGGTCCGCGGGAAAGCTGCCTCCATTGCTGCAGGCAACACTGGAAAACACCGGTCGACAGGAAGATCGGCTGCGCTTGCGGCTGGCGGGAGTCGCCGGGCACTATCAGCGCCGCCTGGAAATCAGCGCGATGTGGTTCCGCAGCATCATTCCTGTCGCCATGTTTGTGACCATCGGTGCCGGTACGGTTGTGGTGTACGGGCTGACGGTGTTCTGGCCGATCACGGAGCTTTATCAACGGTTGGGAAGCTGA
- a CDS encoding type II secretion system F family protein has product MIWPDMSGGHLQAVLFMMNRPEPIRQSSLLMVLATGVGHGASLLNGLDALAKESSEPWSTKVTQLRLFLEHGSSLSDAIASIPGLLPERTTVAVRVGEKTGTLRQVLTDEALRLMNPGESNSAVSGTLPASLLWLSLVGIVATAIISFQMVFIVPKFKKIFYDFGTDLPAMTSALIDVSDWSLQYWYLVLLPLLSGFAIVAVYATWGHYQYVSHGRLLWTEHIPRYWTPLLLQMLSVTVAARQTVRETLHFMLSELRPGLAATRVSTLRQAVESGEDCFQAMRRLHLLRRREAAFLNAASRNNHVDWGMLHLARTIERRRQVWLGRLTNAMLPTIVILMGLIVGFICIALFLPVIKLTNDLS; this is encoded by the coding sequence ATGATCTGGCCTGATATGAGCGGCGGACATCTGCAGGCAGTGCTGTTCATGATGAACCGGCCGGAACCGATCCGGCAGTCATCGCTGCTGATGGTGCTGGCCACCGGAGTCGGACACGGCGCGTCGCTGCTGAATGGTCTGGATGCTCTGGCGAAGGAATCGTCCGAACCGTGGAGCACTAAGGTCACTCAACTGCGACTGTTTCTTGAACACGGCAGTTCGCTGTCCGATGCCATCGCGTCGATTCCGGGCCTGCTGCCGGAAAGGACCACCGTCGCCGTTCGCGTGGGGGAAAAGACCGGAACACTGCGGCAGGTGCTCACCGACGAAGCACTTCGTTTAATGAATCCCGGCGAATCGAATTCGGCCGTGTCGGGCACTCTGCCGGCCTCTCTGTTGTGGCTCAGCCTGGTGGGAATTGTGGCCACGGCGATCATCTCATTCCAGATGGTCTTCATCGTGCCGAAATTCAAGAAGATCTTTTACGACTTCGGCACTGATCTGCCCGCCATGACATCAGCCCTGATTGATGTGTCTGACTGGTCGCTGCAGTATTGGTATCTCGTGCTGCTGCCGCTATTGAGCGGTTTCGCTATAGTCGCTGTTTACGCGACGTGGGGACACTACCAGTACGTTTCTCACGGGCGGCTGTTGTGGACGGAACACATCCCGCGATACTGGACGCCGTTGCTGCTGCAAATGCTGAGTGTGACCGTGGCGGCCAGACAAACGGTGCGGGAGACGCTTCACTTTATGCTTAGCGAACTGCGCCCGGGGCTTGCGGCAACTCGCGTCAGTACACTGCGGCAGGCCGTGGAATCCGGCGAAGACTGCTTCCAGGCGATGCGCCGCCTGCATCTGCTCAGACGGCGTGAAGCGGCGTTTCTGAATGCCGCGTCACGAAACAATCACGTCGACTGGGGTATGCTGCACCTGGCAAGAACAATTGAACGCCGCCGTCAGGTATGGCTGGGCAGGCTGACGAACGCCATGCTGCCGACGATCGTGATTCTGATGGGACTCATCGTCGGCTTCATCTGTATCGCACTGTTCCTGCCCGTCATCAAGCTGACCAACGACCTTTCGTAG
- a CDS encoding DUF1559 domain-containing protein — MNPDSRFVNPAQRTDAVPTEKQTPRGAAGGMSRHRGFTLIELLVVIAIIAILIALLLPAVQQAREAARRTQCKNNLMQLGIAMHNYDMAFEMLPPGSVNPTGPILNVPSGYHISWTIQILPMLDQSNVFSQFDFVQGAYGAANQRIRALQLDVLSCPSDYNFQSQVEGLGTVVAGSYVGCFGGDDVPIDMDNNGLLFLNSSINYRQIRDGASNTILVGEKIGVKNSNDLGWLSGTAATLRNTGVPTNDGGKYAEYFETLNASTPKEPPSQTTTGGFSSQHTGGAQFLLADGSVRFMSENLDPQVFSWLGNREDLQIVGEF; from the coding sequence ATGAACCCTGATTCGCGATTCGTCAATCCCGCTCAACGGACCGACGCCGTGCCAACGGAAAAACAGACACCGCGCGGCGCCGCTGGCGGAATGTCCCGCCACCGCGGCTTTACCCTGATTGAACTGCTGGTGGTGATCGCCATCATCGCCATCCTGATCGCGCTGCTGCTGCCCGCCGTGCAGCAGGCGCGCGAGGCCGCTCGGCGAACTCAGTGCAAGAACAACCTGATGCAGTTGGGGATTGCTATGCATAACTACGACATGGCATTCGAGATGCTGCCGCCCGGCAGCGTCAATCCAACCGGACCGATTCTGAACGTTCCGTCCGGCTATCACATAAGCTGGACCATCCAGATCTTGCCGATGCTGGATCAGTCGAACGTTTTCTCGCAGTTCGATTTCGTCCAGGGAGCCTACGGCGCGGCGAACCAGCGAATTCGCGCACTGCAACTGGACGTGTTGTCATGCCCGTCCGACTACAACTTTCAGTCGCAGGTGGAAGGACTGGGCACCGTAGTGGCCGGCAGCTATGTCGGATGTTTTGGAGGCGACGATGTGCCGATCGATATGGACAATAACGGACTGCTGTTCCTGAACAGCAGCATCAACTATCGCCAGATTCGGGACGGCGCTTCGAACACGATCCTCGTCGGCGAAAAGATCGGTGTCAAAAACTCAAACGACCTGGGCTGGCTTTCGGGAACGGCGGCGACTCTGCGGAATACCGGCGTGCCGACCAACGACGGCGGGAAGTATGCGGAATACTTCGAAACACTGAACGCCTCGACGCCGAAGGAACCGCCGTCTCAAACCACGACCGGCGGCTTCAGCAGCCAGCATACCGGAGGAGCACAGTTCCTGCTGGCCGACGGGTCGGTCAGGTTCATGAGCGAGAATCTTGACCCACAGGTCTTCAGTTGGCTGGGAAATCGCGAAGACCTGCAGATTGTGGGTGAATTTTGA
- a CDS encoding transposase, translated as MLNVSVFAAASIYGFRWNSELDIRSIKQSLNLAHVRCKSPEMVHRELWTTLLGYNLIRTTTAAAAVFHKKQPRQISFTGTCQYVLASRTLMCGRLIAAGDVEAYCREMLSQIARCEVANRPGRVEPRVIKRRRHGYPLMQEPRDVLKAKLLNDDNGKA; from the coding sequence GTGTTAAATGTATCAGTGTTCGCCGCGGCCAGTATATATGGTTTCCGATGGAACTCGGAGCTGGATATCCGTTCGATCAAGCAGTCGCTGAACCTGGCTCATGTGCGCTGCAAGTCACCGGAAATGGTTCACCGCGAACTGTGGACCACTCTGCTGGGCTATAACCTGATCCGGACGACGACCGCTGCGGCGGCGGTATTCCATAAGAAGCAGCCGCGGCAGATCAGTTTCACCGGCACGTGCCAGTATGTCCTGGCGTCCCGGACACTGATGTGCGGACGTTTGATTGCGGCCGGCGACGTGGAAGCGTATTGTCGCGAGATGCTATCTCAGATTGCCCGGTGCGAAGTCGCCAACCGTCCGGGCCGCGTGGAACCGCGAGTCATCAAGCGCCGCCGCCACGGCTACCCGCTCATGCAGGAACCCCGCGACGTGCTCAAAGCGAAACTCCTCAATGATGATAACGGGAAAGCCTGA
- a CDS encoding IS4 family transposase, giving the protein MSRIPSSLNPRRTDFQCVVAAFLAQPGLPFASVLSAERIERIFARHGNLFGIGQIYSTAVMVWAFVCQVLQDGKSASCQAAVARVAAHQQQIGGPVPTADTGDYCRARAKLSEAALHDLSVEIADELEDGADAAWLWKGLHAKLIDGFTFTMPDTARNQAVYPSPKTQKKGVGLPIARATIVLSLATAAALELAAGPYSGKQTGETALLRDLLDSFHEGDLAVMDRYYCSFMMIALLLSRGVQVCARMHHKRRVDFRRGRRLGQYDHIIVWTRPARPQWMDEDTYATIPETLELREIRFNIEEPGFRTRTITIATTLTNADVCSKADIAELYPERGKVRYSGSRRKRC; this is encoded by the coding sequence ATGTCCAGAATACCATCTTCTTTGAATCCTCGCAGGACCGACTTTCAATGCGTCGTGGCGGCTTTCCTGGCACAGCCTGGTCTGCCGTTTGCCTCGGTCCTTTCCGCCGAACGCATCGAACGCATTTTCGCCAGGCACGGAAACCTGTTTGGGATTGGTCAGATCTATTCCACGGCCGTGATGGTCTGGGCGTTTGTGTGCCAGGTGCTGCAGGATGGCAAATCGGCTTCGTGCCAGGCCGCGGTGGCTCGCGTGGCCGCTCATCAGCAGCAGATCGGCGGGCCCGTGCCCACAGCCGACACCGGCGACTATTGTCGTGCCCGGGCCAAACTGTCCGAGGCCGCTCTGCATGACCTGAGCGTTGAAATCGCCGACGAACTGGAAGACGGGGCCGATGCCGCCTGGTTGTGGAAGGGCCTGCACGCCAAACTCATCGACGGCTTCACATTCACCATGCCGGATACCGCCAGGAACCAGGCCGTGTATCCTTCGCCGAAGACTCAGAAGAAGGGAGTGGGGCTGCCCATCGCGCGGGCCACGATTGTTCTGTCGCTGGCCACCGCCGCCGCGCTGGAACTGGCGGCCGGACCCTATTCCGGCAAGCAGACCGGGGAAACCGCGCTGCTGCGGGATCTGCTGGATTCCTTCCACGAAGGCGACCTGGCCGTCATGGACCGCTACTACTGTTCGTTTATGATGATCGCTCTGCTGCTGAGCCGCGGCGTTCAGGTGTGTGCCCGCATGCACCACAAACGGCGCGTCGACTTTCGTCGCGGACGACGGCTGGGACAATACGATCATATTATTGTCTGGACCCGGCCCGCCCGACCGCAGTGGATGGACGAAGACACCTATGCCACGATCCCCGAGACTCTGGAACTGCGTGAGATTCGCTTCAATATTGAGGAACCGGGGTTCCGTACGAGAACCATCACCATTGCCACCACGCTGACGAATGCCGATGTCTGTTCCAAAGCGGATATCGCTGAGTTATACCCCGAGCGGGGTAAAGTGAGGTATTCTGGCTCGCGGCGGAAGAGGTGTTAA
- a CDS encoding RHS repeat-associated core domain-containing protein gives MSGGRRGPVADFRYVNSPGNHARDIGARSLHFRHYNPATDRFKSEDPAEDDLNLYRHVQNNPANEA, from the coding sequence TTGTCGGGAGGTCGACGTGGTCCCGTAGCCGACTTCCGCTATGTCAACAGTCCCGGCAACCACGCCCGCGACATCGGAGCCAGGTCGCTGCACTTCCGCCACTACAACCCCGCTACCGACCGCTTCAAGAGCGAAGACCCCGCCGAGGACGATCTCAACCTGTACCGGCATGTCCAGAACAACCCCGCCAACGAAGCATAA